A region from the Ptychodera flava strain L36383 chromosome 12, AS_Pfla_20210202, whole genome shotgun sequence genome encodes:
- the LOC139146009 gene encoding uncharacterized protein, with the protein MAKKHVFVTMKNEITGDPKQEFKVEVVRSATVYSVMTELQKVKKLSIEFQQVAPNQIVTAINEVHNDYEEKKQWYFYINGSDPGHLTLNTAVPNDGDTIDWKYEHRD; encoded by the exons ATGGCAAAGAAACACGTTTTTGTAACCATGAAGAACGAAATTACTGGAGACCCAAAGCAAGAATTTAAAGTCGAGGTGGTACGTTCAGCAACTGTCTACAGTGTTATGACTGAACtccaaaaagtcaaaaagttAAG tATTGAGTTCCAGCAAGTGGCCCCAAACCAGATTGTCACAGCAATCAACGAGGTGCATAATGACTACGAAGAGAAGAAGCAGTGGTACTTCTACATTAATGGTTCTGATCCTGGACATCTAA CTCTTAATACAGCCGTACCGAATGATGGTGACACCATCGACTGGAAGTATGAGCATCGTGATTAA